CAGAACCTTAACTTGTTTCATAAAATCTTCCTAATGCTTACTGTTATCGCTTCGCCGGACGCACATGAATATGCCCCGGCGGATGTTTAATCACCAACGGCTGCGCACAATGTGGGCAATTGGTATATGTCTGCAAGCGCGTTTCCTGTTTGACTTCCTCGAATACCAAACGCGCATCCGCACGGCTAATGCCTATCTTGACGCGCATTTTTTCCAAATAACGCAAGCCGCCAAAATCCAGCTTGCCATTTTCCATGGCACGTACCAGTTCAAAACGGAAACTTTCACGGCGACGCTTCAATTCATTGATCATGCCAGAGGCAAGAATGGCAGCAGGCAACGCCGCAATCGCAATGCCGGTGATGATAATAGTGCCACTAAACACTTTTCCTACTAGCGTTACTGGCACTACATCACCATAACCAACCGTTGCCACCGTCACCGCCGACCACCACAATGCGCGAGGAATACTACCGAATTTATCCGGTTGAATGTGACCTTCCACCAAATAAATACCCGTCGCAGACAACAACACCAACATGCACAAAATGAATAAAGCCGAGATCAAGTTATCCGCCTCTTGTCGCAATACTGCCAACAACAGCGCCAGAGAATGCGAATAGCGGGTCAATTTCAACAAGCGCAACAAACGCAAGCTACGCAACACGCGCAGATCAACTAACCCAAAAAATAAACTGAGGTAAAAAGGCAACACCGCCACCAAATCGACCAGTGCCATCGGTGACAACAAATAACGAATGCGCCCACGCATGGGATGCTGAAACGCAATGTGCTCAGATTCCACGCAAATCCAAGCCCGTAATACGTATTCCAGCGTGAAAATAGCCACCGAACACACTTCAAACCATTCAAAAAACGGGGCATACGCCTCGTAAATAGCGTGCTCAGACTCCACCACCACGGCAACGACATTCGCCACGACCAAAACCATTAAAAAATGGTTCAGAAACGTTGCCCATGCCCCGCCTTTTTGCACCTCCAACGCCAAATATAGCCACTGACGCGCCCTCAGCATCTGTGCTCTACTCAAAAGTGCCGCCGGATTTTTTGATACAACTCGGACAATTCTTCGCCCAACTCGTGTAACTCTTCTGCCACTTCCAAACGAAGATCTTCCACCTTATCGCTGATTTTATGCTGGAGTTTATCCACGTCCTCACCCAAATCATGAATTTCCTCTTTTGCTTTCAGGTTCAATTCCCAGCCGGTATCACGCAAACGCACCTGCATAGCGTCCCATTTGGTTTCCAAATGCGCCCACTCTTCGCGGGCATCCAAACCCAATACATGCAGACGCACACGCAACTCCTCACGCTCATTGGTCAGGGCTTGCATTAATTGCTGTAATTTTTCGTTCATGGCATCAACCTCCTGTGTTATTTACCCTGATAACTATACACTTTCAGCCAAATTAAGCACGGGCATTGCTCAAAGAATGGAACTTTTCAGCCGACACACGGCTCTATGAATTTGATTTTGTTTTACACCGACGTAAGGGCTTGTTATGAAAAAAATAGTATTATCACTGGTGGTGATTGCTGGCTTAGGGTTATCGGCGTGTGCTCCGATGAATCAGCAAACCTCACCCACCCCAACGGTCGTTCCCGCTAAAGATTTAAACTGGATTGCCGACAAAGTATACCGCAACGAAACCAGCGGCAACCCGGCCTTGCTGGTGGTGTGGAATGACCGCGAAGAATTCGCCTCCCTCGGTATCGGGCATTTCATCTGGTATCCGGCAGGACATCGCGGCCCTTATACCGAAACCTTCCCCGGCCTAATCGACTACACCAAAGCGCAAGGCGTACCCATCCCGCAATGGCTGACCAACCGCAACGTGCGCACCGCGCCTTGGGCAAACAAAGCCGCGTTTGAACGTGCTCGCAATGACCCAGAAATGCAGCAATTGCGCACGTTCCTGCAACAAACCATGAATATTCAGGCAAATTATATGTCTGAACGCCTCACCCGCGCCTTACCCACGATGCTAGAACAGGTTGCCCCGCAAGACCGTGATCGCGTCTTGCAAAACTACCAAGCGGTCGAAAAAACCCAACGCGGGCTGTATCCACTGCTGGATTACGTCAATTTCAAAGGCGAAGGCACTAGCCCAACCGAACGCTACAACGGTCAAGGCTGGGGCTTGCTGCAAGTACTGTTGACCATGCGCCCGGTTCAAGCAGGCCCGCAAGCGTTGGATGAGTTCGCGCGTGCCGCCGAAGAAGTTCTAGTGCGTCGTATCGCCAACTCTTCACCCGAACGCGGCGAAGCCAAATGGCTCCCCGGCTGGCGCACCCGCCTGAACACTTACCGCGCACAAGCACTGTTAAGCGCTTATTGAGTTCAACATCAGTAACCGCTTATCTTTAAAACCCTAGCGGTCAGAAACGTCAACCTTGCTACGCCAGCCTTGTCTGGCGTATTTTTTTGCAAAAATAACCAATGGATTTTTTTCAACGGATTGAGCAACTCAAGGATTCATGACATGCAAACTATCAATAATTACACCCGTTCATCTTCACAAGGATACGGGCGAACAGAAAGTACCAATAAATCATCTAACGCATCGTTAAAAATGCCAGCCGTTAATTCAGTAGCCCAATGGTCGGGTTACAACGGCGGCAACAAAAACATTTTTCAAAGTGTCGCGAATTTGATTCAGCAACTGCTGGCGCAAATTGAAAATAAACACAACCCTAAACCACAGCCACAGCCACAGCCACAACCCGCTGAATACCGCAGCGTGGATGGCACGGGCAACAACAAGAAAAACCCAACATGGGGTTCGGCAGGCATACAACATCAGCGCCGCATTCCCCAAGACAGTAGCCGTGAACCCGGTGGCTCTACAGAGCAGCGCCTGCCTAACCCACGTGAAGTCAGCAATGCAGTCGTTGCACAAGATGGTACAAATACCGTTAATCAAAAAGGCTTAAGCGATCTCTTCTGGATGTGGGGACAATTCCTCGACCATGACATGACTTCAACGCCAACCAGCAGTACCGAAAAAGCACCGATTGCTATTCCAGCCGGTGATCCACAATTCGACCCAACCGGCACTGGAACGGCGTCTATTCAACTCGCTCGCAGCACCGCAACCTTGGATGCGAATGGGCAACGCCAGCAAAGCAACAGTATCACTGCGTTTGTGGATGGCTCTAACGTCTATGGTTCTGACGCAGCCTATGCCGATTCGCTGCGCTCTCATGAAGGCGGCAAGATGAAAGTCTCCGCTGGCGACTTAATGCCCACCAATGAACAAGGGCAATTCCTCGCAGGGGATGCACGTTCTAACGAAAACATTGGCTTAGCGTCAATGCATACCTTATGGGTGCGCGAACACAATCGTCTTGCCGATGAAATTTCGCAAAAAAATCCCAAAATGAGCGATGAACAAGTCTATCAGGAAGCCCGTAAAGTCAACGTCGCACAAATGCAGGCGATTACCTACAACGAATTCCTGCCCAACCTGATCGGTAAAGACGCCATTCCGAAGTACACCGGCTACAAGTCCAATGTTGATCCGTCGATTGACAATGCTTTCGCCACCGCAGCATTCCGTATGGGTCACACCATGCTCTCCTCGAACCTGTTGCGTTTGGATGAAAATGGTCAAACCATTGAGCAAGGCAATGTCGCGCTAAAAGATGCGTTCTTCCGCCCGGATAAAGTTGTTGAAGCGGGTATCGACCCGATTCTGCGGGGAGCGGCGTCGCAAACCGCGCAGGCTGTCGACCCAATGATTGTGGATGACGTGCGTAACTTCCTCTTCCCACAAGGTGGATTAGACCTCGCTGCCGTCAACATCCAACGTGGACGTGACCACGGTTTAGCAGGCTACGGCGACACCCGCCAAGCTTTGGGTTTACGCCCAGTGAACAGCTTTGATTCCAATGTCTGGCGCGAAGGCTTTGGCGAGAAACTGGCGAGTGTGTACGATAAACCAGCCGATGTTGACCTGTGGGTAGCTGGCTTGGCAGAAAAGCCGGTCGGTGATTCCTTATTCGGGCAAACATTTACCAAAATCATGAGCGATCAATTCACACGCTTACGTGATGGTGATCGTTTCTGGTATGAAAACCAGTTCTCCGGCAAAGAACTGCAAGCCATCAAAAACACCAAACTTTCTGACATTATCGAGCGCAATACCGACTTCGATAATGTACAGAAAAATGCGTTTGTGGCCTCTAACGCTCACTTAGCTTAGTTTCTGCAATAGCGCAAGCGTGACGTAGGTATGTGTGCCTGCGTCACCTTGCAACACCGTGAACGGCGCATCCGCCTCGCCAAACTGATCAACCACCAATACTGCTTTGCTGAAATCGTGGTCACGGGTGTAATCATTCACCGTCACCACCGTTTTCAAATTAGCGGCGGTGGACGAGCGAATACCGTTATCCGAATCTTCAAACGCCAAGCACTCCTCAGGTTCTAACCCCATTTGCTGCATCGCATACTCATAAATATCCGGCGCGGGCTTTTTCTTAGGCACGATGTCGCCCGCCGCAATGCACTCAAACCAAGCAATGGATTCTTCACCCAAGGTGGCTTTCAGCAAGTAAGTCACGTTTTCTGGCGTAGTCGTGGTCGCAATTCCTAAACGCAAACCCGCCGCCCGCGCTTCCCGAATCAAGCGTTCCGCGCCGACGCGCAACGGAATTTCGCCCGCTTGCAACATTTCCAGATAAAAATGCGTTTTGCGTTTATGCATCCGTGCCGCGAACTCGGCAATGCCTTCGGCGGGTGCAAAATCTGGCAAATATTTTTCCACAAAATAGCGGATACGTTCTTTACCGCCGGTGACTGTCAACAAGTCGGCGTACAATGCGACGGTCCAATCCCAATCCAAACCGGCTTCGGCAAAGGCTTTATTGAAGGCGGGGCGATGTCCATCACGTTCGGTATCGGCAAGCGTGCCATCGACGTCGAAAAGCAAGGCGGTGAGCTGTGGCATAATGATTATCCTGATAATGTTGTGTGCCGGATTCTAGCCCATTATGTTACAACGCTTCAAACTGAATCGAAGTGCGCAATTCCCCTGCAAACAACGCATCAAAACCAACCGAGCCGCGCTGTTGCTGCACGCTAAAACCGGTTTGTACTGCCGGGGTAACACCCGCCACTTTCAGCAAATCGGCGGGGTATTCGATTTGCATGGAAACCTGCATCGGATAATAACCGTCCAAAAATTTGCGCATATACGGCCCGTTGAGCAATACATACGTGCCATCGTCCTGAATTCGCAGTGCACGGGTACGCGCTTGCAAACAAACCCGCGCATTAGCGCCAACTTTGCTGAGTTGCAGGCTGGAACCTTCCACCCACGCCTTCCCAATATTGCGCTGCTCAGTAATTTTCATATCGCGGATATAGCCATCGCGGAAAGTAATTTGCATCGCCGCAGCCTGATCCAGATTGTCATGGCATTGTTCGAGTTGCGCCCAGCCTTCCTGCAAAGATTCAGCAGTAATTTTGACTTTGTTTTGATGATGATGAAGCGCTTCACCCGCCGGTGCAGTTGCTAAAAAATCGAGTTTCCCTTCATTAATCACTACCGGCGGCGGTTCGGAGGTATCCGACTCAAACCACTTTTCCAATGCTTCACGTTCGGCATCAACGGCAGGCGATTCTGCCCAGACCGGCAATCCCACTAAAGGCAAACACAGCAAGAATCCATAGAAACGCATAGCCGCTACTCTCAGCCAGTGATTAAAGTTCGACTATGGCGAAACCATCAATGCTGGTCAATTATCCCAACAACTCCAGTTGTAACTTATCCACGTCAAGCGTTTGCATGTCCGCCAAACTCGGCAATTCATCCAATGATTTGAGGTTGAAATAATCCAGAAAGTGACGGGTGGTCCCCAACATTTCTGGTCTACCGGGGACGTCTTTATGCCCGATGACCCGCACCCAATCGCGTTCCAACAAGGTTTTAATGACATTGGCATTCACCGCCACACCGCGCACCTCTTCGATTTCGGCACGGGTAATCGGTTGCCGCCAAGCAATCAGCGCGAGTGTTTCTAAAAACGCACGGGAATATTTTTGCGGGCGTTCATCATGATGGCGTTGTACCCAAGGCTGAAATTCGACGCGAGTTTGCAAACGAAACCCGCTCGCCGTTTCCTTGAGTTCAAAGCTTTGCCCAGCACTCGCTGTTTGTAAAGTGTGTAACGCGCTCCGAATCGCGCCCCGCGAAATGCCTTCTTCCGGCAAGAAATAGTGTTCCAATTGTTCCAGTGACAATGGCTGGTCGGCGGTCAACAAAATGGCTTGCAAAATTGTGCTCAACTCCATTACATCACCGCCGTCGCCGCACGGATATACAGCCGCGCATACGCTTCATCACCTTGCGTGACATCAATCAAGTGCGCTTTGAGCAATTCCAACACCGCCATCAATGTCACCACCACGCCACGTCTGCCCTCTTCCACCCGAAACAATTGCTCAAATGGCACAAATTGTTGCGTCTGCAACGCCGCCAGTATCAACGTCATGCGCTCGCGGATCGACAAATGTTCACGCCGAATTTCGTGATGCGTAAACATATCCGCACGTTGCAAAACGCCCTGAAATGCCAGCAATAATTCACGCAATGACGCTTCGGGCGGCGGACGTGGCACTTTCGGAAAATCCGCAACGGTTTGCGCCACCCAATGATTACGTTCCAAACGCGGCAACGTATCCAAATCCGCTGCGGCTTGTCTACACTGTTCGTATTCCTGCAACTGGCGCATTAATTGCGCACGCGGATCGTCTTCTTCCTCAATCACCACTTGGCGGGGCAATAACAACCGTGACTTGATTTCTGCCAAGAGCGCCGCCATCAGCAAGTACTCAGCCGCAAGATCAAGCTTGAACTCTTGCATCAACTCCACATAAGCAACGTATTGCTCAGTAATAGCCGCAATCGGAATATCGCAGATGTCGAAGTGTTGCCGCCGAATCAAATACAACAATAGATCCAACGGCCCTTCAAACGCTTCCAAAAACACTTCGAGCGCATCGGGGGGAATGTACAAATCCGCTGGCATGGCGATAACTTGCTCGCCACGCACCACTGCGAAGGGTATTTCCCGCTGAATGGCACTCATTAGAGGTGATGGGTGAAATGCAGCGCTTCCATCACATCTGCCAAGGTTTCACGCGCCACTTGACGCGCCGACTCTGCGCCTTCACGCAAAATGGCACGCACCCGCCCCCGGTCTTGCTCGAATTCGGCAGCACGGCGTTGAATCGGGGCAAGCTCGGTTTGCACGGCCGTAATCACCGGCTGTTTGCATTCGAGGCAACCGATTCCGGCACTGCGGCAACCTTCCTGCACCCATTGCTTGGTAGCGTCATCCGAATACACCTCATGGAATTGCCACACCGGACACTTTGCCGGATCGCCGGGGTCAGTACGTCGCCCGCGTGCCGGGTCGGTCGGCATGGTGCGGATTTTCTTATCCACGCTTTCAGGGGATTCGCGCAAGGCAATCGTATTGTTGTACGACTTCGACATTTTTTGCCCATCCAGCCCCGGCATTTTGGACGCTTTGGTCAACGCCGCCTGCGGTTCCGGCAGGATGATTTTGCCAGAACCTTCCAAGTAACCGAACAAGCGCTCGCGATCACCCAGTGACAAGTTTTGCTGCGATTCCAATAATGCCCGCCCGACATTCAAGGCTTCGCCATCGCCTTGTTCCTGATATTGACGGCGCAAATCACGGTACATTTTCGCCTGTTTCTTGCCCATTTTATTAGCGGCTTGTTCGGCTTTTTGCTCAAAATCCGGTTCACGCCCGTACAAATGGTTGAAACGCCGCGCGACTTCGCGCGTTAATTCAATGTGCGCCACCTGATCTTCGCCCACCGGCACACGGTCGGCTTTGTAGATAAGAATGTCAGCCGACTGCAACAGCGGGTAGCCAAGAAAACCGTAGGTAGCGAGATCACGCTCCTTGAGTTTTTCCTGTTGGTCTTTGTAGGTAGGCACGCGCTCTAACCAACCCAGCGGGGTAATCATCGACAATAGCAGGTGTAATTCCGCGTGTTCCGGCACGTGTGACTGGGTAAAAATCGTCGCAGAACTGGGGCTAATACCCGCTGCCAACCAATCGATCGCCATGTCTTCGACGTGCTGGGAAATACTGCCCGGCGTTTCATAATGGGTGGTTAGCGCGTGCCAGTCCGCCACAAAAAAGAAGCACTCGTAATTGAGTTGCATCTCAACCCAATTTTTCAAGACACCGTGATAATGCCCCAGATGTAACAAGCCCGTCGGACGCATCCCAGAAACGACACGTTGATTTTGCGAAGGTGTAGTACTCACAGCAAACCTTTGTTGATCAAATAATGGAGATAAGCAAACCGTAAAGTGTACCAATAATCGGCCCGATAATCTGGTCTAGTACACCCAGAAGTAACAAAACAATCAGAATCGGAAAGCCATAGGGTTCAATTTTATCCAATACATCGGCCACACCACGCGGCACCAAACCTGCTAACACGCGCCCTCCATCCAACGGCGGTATCGGCAATAAGTTCAGCACCAGCAATACCAAGTTAAACACCAAACCGATTTGCGCCATGGTGACAAAACCATCGGCAATATTGGCATCGGGTATCACTGCCATAAAAACCGGCATCATCAGCACCCAAAACAACGCCATCAGCAAATTAGACAGCGGACCGGCTACCGCCACAATCGCCATATCGCGGCGTGGATTGTGTAAATTGCGCGTATTTACCGGAATCGGTTTTGCCCAACCAAAGGCGAACGGTTGCCCCATAGTTAGCATCGACATCAGTAACATGCCCAAAGGTAATGCCACCGTGCCAATCGGATCAATGTGTTTGAGGGGATTAATGGTCAAACGCCCCAGCATTTTCGCCGTGCTATCGCCAAGTTTATTGGCAACCCAACCGTGCGCCACTTCGTGCAGGGTAATCGCAAACAATACCGGAATCGCCCCCGCCACAATCAGGCGAATGACATAACCTATATCCATACCATCCATGCTTAATGCTCCACCAGCCAGTCAATATTGCCCTTGCCTTCGCGCAAGATCACGGGGCGGGCATCCATTAAATCCACCACGGTAGTGGGTTCATGCCCGCAGAAACCGCCGTCAATGATCAAATCGACTTGATGTTCCAACGACAACCGAATTTGGTAAGGGTCGATCATCGGCAAATCATCGCCGGGTAAAATCAAGGTGCTGGACATCAACGGCTCATTCAATTCCTGCAACAGGGTCTGCGTCACAATATGATCAGGCAAACGCACCCCAATGGTTTTGCGTTTAGGGTTCTGCAAGCGCCGAGGCACTTCGCGGGTCGCCTGTAGAATGAAGGTGTAAGGCCCCGGTGTCAAAGATTTAATCAGGCGATAATTCATATTATCCACTTGACCGTAGAGGGAAATTTCTGACAAATCCCGACAAACTAGGGTGAAATTGTGCTTATTATCCAGCCTACGAATGCGTTGAATACGCTCCATCGCCGCCTTGTCGCCCAAATGACAACCAATGGCATAACTGGAATCGGTCGGAAATACCACCACGCCACCGTCGCGGATAATCGTTACCGCTTGGCGAATTAAGCGTATCTGGGGGTTTTCTGGATGAATTTGAAAATACTGACTCATTGTACAATTATCGTTTAGAATGGTTAACTTTAACCGATTATACCAATACGTATGAAGTTCCTGTTTGACTTTTTCCCGGTTGCACTCTTCTTTCTGGCGTATAAGTTCTTTGCCGAACTACCGCCCGCGTGGATTGCCGCCGCCAATCAGTTACCGCTGATGACACTTAACCAGACTGAACCGAAAGATGCCATCTTATTGGCGACACTGGTGATCATTTTGGCGACTATCGTGCAAAATGCCCTGTATTTTGCGCTGCACCGCCGCTTTGAACGGATGCATTTGATCACGTTAGCCATCCTGATTGTATTTGGCACGCTTACCTTATTCCTAAAAGACCCCATTTTT
The sequence above is drawn from the Thiothrix subterranea genome and encodes:
- a CDS encoding potassium channel family protein, whose translation is MLRARQWLYLALEVQKGGAWATFLNHFLMVLVVANVVAVVVESEHAIYEAYAPFFEWFEVCSVAIFTLEYVLRAWICVESEHIAFQHPMRGRIRYLLSPMALVDLVAVLPFYLSLFFGLVDLRVLRSLRLLRLLKLTRYSHSLALLLAVLRQEADNLISALFILCMLVLLSATGIYLVEGHIQPDKFGSIPRALWWSAVTVATVGYGDVVPVTLVGKVFSGTIIITGIAIAALPAAILASGMINELKRRRESFRFELVRAMENGKLDFGGLRYLEKMRVKIGISRADARLVFEEVKQETRLQTYTNCPHCAQPLVIKHPPGHIHVRPAKR
- a CDS encoding peroxidase family protein gives rise to the protein MQTINNYTRSSSQGYGRTESTNKSSNASLKMPAVNSVAQWSGYNGGNKNIFQSVANLIQQLLAQIENKHNPKPQPQPQPQPAEYRSVDGTGNNKKNPTWGSAGIQHQRRIPQDSSREPGGSTEQRLPNPREVSNAVVAQDGTNTVNQKGLSDLFWMWGQFLDHDMTSTPTSSTEKAPIAIPAGDPQFDPTGTGTASIQLARSTATLDANGQRQQSNSITAFVDGSNVYGSDAAYADSLRSHEGGKMKVSAGDLMPTNEQGQFLAGDARSNENIGLASMHTLWVREHNRLADEISQKNPKMSDEQVYQEARKVNVAQMQAITYNEFLPNLIGKDAIPKYTGYKSNVDPSIDNAFATAAFRMGHTMLSSNLLRLDENGQTIEQGNVALKDAFFRPDKVVEAGIDPILRGAASQTAQAVDPMIVDDVRNFLFPQGGLDLAAVNIQRGRDHGLAGYGDTRQALGLRPVNSFDSNVWREGFGEKLASVYDKPADVDLWVAGLAEKPVGDSLFGQTFTKIMSDQFTRLRDGDRFWYENQFSGKELQAIKNTKLSDIIERNTDFDNVQKNAFVASNAHLA
- a CDS encoding HAD family hydrolase, giving the protein MPQLTALLFDVDGTLADTERDGHRPAFNKAFAEAGLDWDWTVALYADLLTVTGGKERIRYFVEKYLPDFAPAEGIAEFAARMHKRKTHFYLEMLQAGEIPLRVGAERLIREARAAGLRLGIATTTTPENVTYLLKATLGEESIAWFECIAAGDIVPKKKPAPDIYEYAMQQMGLEPEECLAFEDSDNGIRSSTAANLKTVVTVNDYTRDHDFSKAVLVVDQFGEADAPFTVLQGDAGTHTYVTLALLQKLS
- the scpB gene encoding SMC-Scp complex subunit ScpB, whose protein sequence is MELSTILQAILLTADQPLSLEQLEHYFLPEEGISRGAIRSALHTLQTASAGQSFELKETASGFRLQTRVEFQPWVQRHHDERPQKYSRAFLETLALIAWRQPITRAEIEEVRGVAVNANVIKTLLERDWVRVIGHKDVPGRPEMLGTTRHFLDYFNLKSLDELPSLADMQTLDVDKLQLELLG
- a CDS encoding segregation and condensation protein A; amino-acid sequence: MSAIQREIPFAVVRGEQVIAMPADLYIPPDALEVFLEAFEGPLDLLLYLIRRQHFDICDIPIAAITEQYVAYVELMQEFKLDLAAEYLLMAALLAEIKSRLLLPRQVVIEEEDDPRAQLMRQLQEYEQCRQAAADLDTLPRLERNHWVAQTVADFPKVPRPPPEASLRELLLAFQGVLQRADMFTHHEIRREHLSIRERMTLILAALQTQQFVPFEQLFRVEEGRRGVVVTLMAVLELLKAHLIDVTQGDEAYARLYIRAATAVM
- a CDS encoding tryptophan--tRNA ligase; this translates as MSTTPSQNQRVVSGMRPTGLLHLGHYHGVLKNWVEMQLNYECFFFVADWHALTTHYETPGSISQHVEDMAIDWLAAGISPSSATIFTQSHVPEHAELHLLLSMITPLGWLERVPTYKDQQEKLKERDLATYGFLGYPLLQSADILIYKADRVPVGEDQVAHIELTREVARRFNHLYGREPDFEQKAEQAANKMGKKQAKMYRDLRRQYQEQGDGEALNVGRALLESQQNLSLGDRERLFGYLEGSGKIILPEPQAALTKASKMPGLDGQKMSKSYNNTIALRESPESVDKKIRTMPTDPARGRRTDPGDPAKCPVWQFHEVYSDDATKQWVQEGCRSAGIGCLECKQPVITAVQTELAPIQRRAAEFEQDRGRVRAILREGAESARQVARETLADVMEALHFTHHL
- a CDS encoding site-2 protease family protein codes for the protein MDGMDIGYVIRLIVAGAIPVLFAITLHEVAHGWVANKLGDSTAKMLGRLTINPLKHIDPIGTVALPLGMLLMSMLTMGQPFAFGWAKPIPVNTRNLHNPRRDMAIVAVAGPLSNLLMALFWVLMMPVFMAVIPDANIADGFVTMAQIGLVFNLVLLVLNLLPIPPLDGGRVLAGLVPRGVADVLDKIEPYGFPILIVLLLLGVLDQIIGPIIGTLYGLLISII
- a CDS encoding L-threonylcarbamoyladenylate synthase; amino-acid sequence: MSQYFQIHPENPQIRLIRQAVTIIRDGGVVVFPTDSSYAIGCHLGDKAAMERIQRIRRLDNKHNFTLVCRDLSEISLYGQVDNMNYRLIKSLTPGPYTFILQATREVPRRLQNPKRKTIGVRLPDHIVTQTLLQELNEPLMSSTLILPGDDLPMIDPYQIRLSLEHQVDLIIDGGFCGHEPTTVVDLMDARPVILREGKGNIDWLVEH